The Microcoleus sp. FACHB-831 genome segment ATTCACTTTAATCTCAACTTTTATTGGTTATAGATATTCGATTTAAGTATTGTCATGCATCCAGAATTTTCTAGCTCTTGGAATCCGAATTTACGATAAAAATCCTGTGCATCTGCTGTAACTAATAACCATCTCCGCAAACCTTGAAGATCTGGATGTTCTAAAATAGACGCTATCAGCCACTTGGCTAAACCCAGGCCACGATATTCTTCTAAAATAAAAACATCTGAAAAATAAGCAAAGGTAGCATAGTCGGTAATAACTCTAGCAAACCCAACTTGGTTGCAGCCTTCATAAACCCCAAAACATAAAGAATTTTCTATTGATTTTTGCACTGTAGCTAAGGGGATGTTTTCAGCCCAATAGGTGCGGCTCAAAAAATTATGTATTACCGCTAAATCTAATTTAGATTTATCCGTACTAATTGAAAAATTATTGTTAAATTCCGCTGTCATGTCTTAATAAGAGAATTCGTAATTACACGAACCACACCTATATTAGCCAATTTATGCAAATCCTTTTCAGAGTCAACCGTCCAAACTACCACATCAACACCTTGACTTCTACTGGCTTGAACTAGCGAAGGATTGCCAAGTAAAACAGAGTATTTGCTAATTATAACAGCGTTGCCATCAGCGATCGCAGATGGCAATATCTTTCTGTAACCCCATGCAGAACGAACTGAATATCCCAAAACGATGCGGCTGGAGACTTGCCGAACCTGCTTGAGAAAGTTATGGTTAAAACAAGCAACAATACATCTATCTTCCCATCCAGTTTCAATTAGCGATCGCACAAATTTATCTATATCAGTTTCGCTCCAATAACGGGATGACTTCACCTCTGGATAAATAAAAGCGGGGATATCCTTGAGGGCGTTCAAGGCTTCTGCTAAGGTGGGAATTGGCTCCCCTTTAAATTGGGAACCGAACCAAGAACCAGCATCAAGCGCCTTTAGTTGATCCAGCGTTTTGTTTCTTACCTTGCCCCTAGCGTTGGTTGTTCTGTTTACAGTAGCATCGTGGATGATGACGGGGACGCCACTTTTGGATAACTGGACATCGAACTCAATAGAATCAGCCTGATGTTGTATGGCAGCAGAGAAGGCTGCTAATGTATTTTCAGGCGCGATCGCAGAAAAACCGCGATGAGCAATTATCTCAGTTTTATCTGCGGCGGGGCGGTTTAAATTATCTTCCATTTCCTCTCCAAATTCGCATCTACTGATTATGAATAATTCTGAAACAACATCTTGGAACGATGTCCGCGCCGCCTTTAAGAAAATATGGGGATACAACGATTTTCGCCCACCGCAAGGAGAAATTATTCGCAGTTTGTTGCAAAACCGGGATGCATTAATTGTGATGCCGACTGGTGGGGGAAAGTCGATTTGTTTTCAACTTCCAGCATTGCTGCAAAATGGATTAACCCTTGTGGTTTCGCCTCTGGTGGCGCTGATGGAAAATCAAGTACAGGAATTGCGCGATCGCAATCTGCCAGCCGCCCTTTTGCACAGCGAATTGTCAACTTGGGATCGTAAGAAAACTCTACAACAAATAGAGCGACAACAGCTAAGATTATTGTACCTGTCCCCAGAAACTCTGCTAAGCCAGCCAGTTTGGGAAAAGTTATCCCAACCACAGTTAAAAATTAATGGTTTGATTCTCGATGAAGCCCATTGTTTGGTACAGTGGGGAGAAACATTTCGCCCAGCTTATCGCCGTCTGGGTGCTGTGCGTCCGGCATTGCTAAAATCAAAACCAGTTGGTACAAAAATAGCGATCGCAGCCTTCACCGCCACCGCCGATACAGCCGCCCAACAAACTATTGGGAAAGTTTTAAAATTACAACAGCCAGCATCATTTAAAATTAGTCCTTATCGCTCTAATCTGCATCTCAAAGTTCAAACTATTTGGACGCCGCGCGGACGCCGCCAAAGCCTCTTAAACTTCATTAAAGCTAGACCAAAACAAGCGGGATTAGTCTACGTCCGCACTAGGAAAGATAGCGAAGAATTAGCTACTATGCTAGGGCAGTTAAATTATCCAACAGCAGCTTATCACGCTGGACTTAGTGCATCGGAACGCAGAGAAATTGAAGCAAATTGGCTTAGTGGAAAATTGCCATTTGTGGTGTGTACTTGCGCGTTTGGCATGGGGATTAATAAATCAGACGTGCGCTGGATAGTTCACTTTCATACGCCTTTTTTGCTTTCAGAATACGTGCAGGAAGTGGGGAGAGCGGGGAGAGATGGCAAACCTGCGGATGCGCTAACATTGGTGAGCGAGCGGACAGGTTGGCTGAACCCGGAAGATAAGCAAAGAAGGGAATTTTTTGCCTCAAAAATGCGATCGCACTATCAAGAAGCCAAAGCGATCGCGTCTAAAATTCCACCCCAAGGTGAAGTAACATCTTTAGCGAAACAGTTTCCAGATAGTGCCATTACTCTTGCCCTCCTTCACAGCACCGGACAGCTAGAGTGGCAAGATCCTTTTCATTATATTAGGCGCGATCGCGGTAATTCTGCCTCGTTTTCCGACCTCAATTCCCAGCAGCAACAAGTCCAACATCAGATGACTAAATATCTCACAACGAGGCAATGTCGCTGGCAGTTTTTATTACAAAGTTTTGGCTTTACTGCTGAAGCGACTGGGTTTAAATGCGGACACTGCGATAATTGCGATCGCAGGCTAAAGTAGCAATATAGCAATCATATTTTGATTTGTGAGGGATTTTTTTAACAAACCGCGAAGACGCATTAGCGAAGCGAAGGCGTTAGCCGTTAGAGCGCGAAGGAAAGAGCTTTATAGAGATTTTACAACTGATTTAGGATTGCTATATGTATGAATCTATCGGTCGGTTGCACTATTACCCAGTTGTGTCCAACGATATCAAGGATAATCCTTGGTGGTTGGTAGTGCAATGCTGCGACGACTTGATTAAATATTATCGATGGCTAGTTCTTAAAGCAACTGGCATTAAGTTAGCGAAACCTGCATGGGGAGCGCACATCTCTGTAATTAGAGGAGAAAAACCCCCAACTGATGAACTTTGGGAGAAGTATCAGGGAAAGTCTATATCGTTCCTCTACTCACCTATTATCTATACAGATAAAAAATATTGGTGGTTAGATGTAGAGGCTCCTTTTTTATTAGATATCCGCCAAGAGTGCGGACTTAAAAGAGAGCCTGAGTTCGCCTTGCATTTGACAGTAGGATTAATGATTGCAGGGTAGGCGGAAAGTGCCTACCCTGCACTGCTAGAAACTAGCGACGACGACGAGCTTTCTGCTGCTCTTGATCTCGGCGACGGCGATCGCGCCACTCTTGTAGCGTTAAATAAATTACGCCTCCTGTAACAGTCAGCAAGAGGCCAAAAGCTGCTAAAACTAGAACATTCTGGATGGAAGTTTCCACGACTTTTTTACAAACCGTTACGACCCCAAACTACCATTGCAATCGACCAAGTAAACACAACCAGAACCGAAACCCAACCTAGTGACAGGATATCCATATTTGTATGTAAAGACCAACCGTGTAAATGACTTCAAGCCTTATCATAGTTCAATCTGAGGTATATATCGATCCCCCCAGCACCCCCACATTCCGAGGCGGAAGCTGGTAACTAGAGGGCGATTTGGACGGATATTGGGCAAAATAGTCTTTTATGGTTGATTCATTAGAACGAATAGAATCTCTAAAAGCTGGAACCTTGGCGGCTTTGTCGGTTTCCCTAGCTTATGGAATCGCCCTGTTGAGCAATAGTTTGGTGCTGGCAGAGTTGCAAGTCACGGATGGCGTTAACTTTCTGGTTCGGGTGGCGATCGCTTGGCTGAGTGGCTTCCTATTCGGCGTCACCTACCGCTACATTATCCGCGATGACAGCAACCCGCACCTGAAAACAGGCGCAGTTTTCGCCTTTGGGTTGGTGCGGGGATTGGCACAAGTAGACGTAGGGTTAAGTTTCCCCGACGCCTTTTGGTCGTTTGTGCTTATGGGAGGAGAGAGTATTTTATTGTTTGCGATCGCTCGTCTTACTCTCGATTTTGCCATCCGCAACAGTTGGGTAAAACCCTTTAAATCAAATTAAACTCCTCAAAATCAGGCTGACCGTACATCATATTTCTGTCAATAGCTGACAGAACTTTATTATTAGCGCACGAGGACTCAAGACACCGACAAACCAAATCCGCCACATCAGCACGATGAATTGTCCCAGCAACTTGCGGATCTTCCGTGAGAATACCATTACCCGTTGCCGCTTCCGACTTCAATCCGCCGGGGCGAATAATAGTATAAGTTAGTCCGCTGGCAATCAAATGTTGCTCTGCTTTTTCTTTTTCCAGCAAAACTGGTCGCAGGGTTTCCAAAGCTTGCGGCGGAATCGCACCAGCAGTATTTCCACTACCAATAGAAGAAACTAAGATAAACTTTTTTACGTTAGCTTTTACAGCAGCATCAATGAGATTTTTGTTGCCTAGATAATCTGCCCTTTCACCATCTTTGGGTAAACCGCCGATCGTACTGATAACAGCGTGGATTGGTTCATCACCTAGCATTGAGCTTTCCACTTCAGCAACATTCAAAGCATCGCCGAAGACGATGTTAATTCCCATCGTCTCCAGTTCACCCTTAGTTGCTTCTGTCCGCAGCAAGGCTTTTACCTTTTTGTTTTGAGCTATTAAGCGGTTAGCGATTTCTCGACCCACACCGCGACTAGAGCCTGCGAGAAAAATGTAAGATTCAGATGTCATTTTCAGTTTATGGTTAGGACTGTTTCATTGTAATGCGGCCATTTTCGGGCTACACCTTATACCATTTTGGATTTTGGATTCTGAAAACCAAACCCAAGTGGTATTACTATTATTTACGAGCGACGATGACAAACCAGGATTGCTCTGAGAGGGGCAAACCAGGGGGACGATAATAGTGGTGTAAAATTTCAAATCCAGCTTCTTTTAAACAAGGAACCAGAGTTTCATATTCCCAACCGACAACATAGCGAAAACCTGTCGGACGTTGGTTATAGCCTTCGCGATCGCCGCGACACATAGACATGAGAATTGCACCTTTGGGAACGAGCGATCGCCACAAATCCTTCAGCACCCTCACCATATGTTTGCGCGGAACGTGAATCAGCGACGCATTCGCAAATATCCCATCAAACGTCTCCGGCGGCAAGTCAAGGCTGAGAAACGATTGCTGCCAAACCTCACAACCAGAAGCCTGTTGCGCCATCTCCACAAACGCTGGTGCTGCATCCAAACCAATCGGCGTATGCCCCAGACGCTTGAAATTCACCAAGTCACGCCCAGGTCCACAACCCACATCAAGGATTTTACCCGGATTTCGGGGCATAGCCGCTATCAGAGCATTGATATTTTGCGAGACATCATGATTCCAAGTACCCACCCTGAAAGATTCCGCCGTCAGTTGATACTCTGCAATTGTCAGTTTCTCGTGTTGCTCCACCATCCTTAAACCTTGTGACACTCTAGAAAATAATAGTTATCACCATTTACCCCATAAAATATGTTTCCCGGAGAAGTTTTTGCCAATACAGCTGATTTTGACAGCGGAATTCGCCAGTTGTTACCCCGATATGACGAAATGCTCGATGTCTTGGTGCGTTGCATCCCCTCTGGTGCCCAACGTATTCTAGAACTTGGTTGCGGCACTGGCGAACTTAGTCTAAAAATACTCAAGCGCTATCCATCTGCCCAATTGATTTCCGTCGATTACTCACCCCGGATGATCGAGTTTGCCGCCGATAAAGTCCGCTCGGCGGGATATGCTAACCAGTGGAAGGGCATAGAAGCCGACTTTGGCGACTG includes the following:
- a CDS encoding GNAT family N-acetyltransferase, which encodes MTAEFNNNFSISTDKSKLDLAVIHNFLSRTYWAENIPLATVQKSIENSLCFGVYEGCNQVGFARVITDYATFAYFSDVFILEEYRGLGLAKWLIASILEHPDLQGLRRWLLVTADAQDFYRKFGFQELENSGCMTILKSNIYNQ
- a CDS encoding glycerophosphodiester phosphodiesterase family protein, giving the protein MEDNLNRPAADKTEIIAHRGFSAIAPENTLAAFSAAIQHQADSIEFDVQLSKSGVPVIIHDATVNRTTNARGKVRNKTLDQLKALDAGSWFGSQFKGEPIPTLAEALNALKDIPAFIYPEVKSSRYWSETDIDKFVRSLIETGWEDRCIVACFNHNFLKQVRQVSSRIVLGYSVRSAWGYRKILPSAIADGNAVIISKYSVLLGNPSLVQASRSQGVDVVVWTVDSEKDLHKLANIGVVRVITNSLIKT
- a CDS encoding ATP-dependent DNA helicase RecQ translates to MNNSETTSWNDVRAAFKKIWGYNDFRPPQGEIIRSLLQNRDALIVMPTGGGKSICFQLPALLQNGLTLVVSPLVALMENQVQELRDRNLPAALLHSELSTWDRKKTLQQIERQQLRLLYLSPETLLSQPVWEKLSQPQLKINGLILDEAHCLVQWGETFRPAYRRLGAVRPALLKSKPVGTKIAIAAFTATADTAAQQTIGKVLKLQQPASFKISPYRSNLHLKVQTIWTPRGRRQSLLNFIKARPKQAGLVYVRTRKDSEELATMLGQLNYPTAAYHAGLSASERREIEANWLSGKLPFVVCTCAFGMGINKSDVRWIVHFHTPFLLSEYVQEVGRAGRDGKPADALTLVSERTGWLNPEDKQRREFFASKMRSHYQEAKAIASKIPPQGEVTSLAKQFPDSAITLALLHSTGQLEWQDPFHYIRRDRGNSASFSDLNSQQQQVQHQMTKYLTTRQCRWQFLLQSFGFTAEATGFKCGHCDNCDRRLK
- the petN gene encoding cytochrome b6-f complex subunit PetN gives rise to the protein MDILSLGWVSVLVVFTWSIAMVVWGRNGL
- a CDS encoding SDR family oxidoreductase, with amino-acid sequence MTSESYIFLAGSSRGVGREIANRLIAQNKKVKALLRTEATKGELETMGINIVFGDALNVAEVESSMLGDEPIHAVISTIGGLPKDGERADYLGNKNLIDAAVKANVKKFILVSSIGSGNTAGAIPPQALETLRPVLLEKEKAEQHLIASGLTYTIIRPGGLKSEAATGNGILTEDPQVAGTIHRADVADLVCRCLESSCANNKVLSAIDRNMMYGQPDFEEFNLI
- a CDS encoding bifunctional 2-polyprenyl-6-hydroxyphenol methylase/3-demethylubiquinol 3-O-methyltransferase UbiG; translation: MVEQHEKLTIAEYQLTAESFRVGTWNHDVSQNINALIAAMPRNPGKILDVGCGPGRDLVNFKRLGHTPIGLDAAPAFVEMAQQASGCEVWQQSFLSLDLPPETFDGIFANASLIHVPRKHMVRVLKDLWRSLVPKGAILMSMCRGDREGYNQRPTGFRYVVGWEYETLVPCLKEAGFEILHHYYRPPGLPLSEQSWFVIVARK